A region from the Hypericibacter adhaerens genome encodes:
- a CDS encoding ABC transporter ATP-binding protein → MPDATLKLETVSKRFGPITAVDGIDLAIERGEFFTLLGPSGSGKTTLLRIIAGLEPPDTGRVLIAGRDVTELPPYGRNIGMVFQNFLLFPHKTVAENIVFPLRMQRVDRSKRDERLRWIIKLMHLDGLEGRYPNELSGGQQQRVALARGLIAEPELLLLDEPLANLDRELRSEMEVEIRRYQKELQIPFIYVTHNQEEALTMSDRIAVMRNGRFEQIGAKVEIYTNPASAFVASFVGHANRLEGKLVELNGKVGRMEWQGRTILVPSPGNVASGARVQLSIKYEDLEIAPAGVNGTVLQGRNQLPGKLRDIIFKGQTANYIVTVAEGVEIVASATPRALSLKPEEAVVVHWPAASGACFPA, encoded by the coding sequence GTGCCAGACGCAACGCTGAAGCTCGAGACGGTCAGCAAGCGCTTCGGCCCGATCACGGCCGTCGACGGCATCGATCTGGCGATCGAGCGCGGCGAGTTCTTCACGCTGCTGGGCCCGAGCGGCTCAGGCAAGACGACGCTGCTGCGCATCATCGCCGGGCTCGAGCCGCCCGACACCGGCCGCGTGCTGATCGCGGGCCGCGACGTGACCGAGCTGCCGCCCTACGGGCGCAACATCGGCATGGTGTTCCAGAACTTCCTGCTGTTTCCGCACAAGACCGTCGCCGAGAACATCGTCTTCCCCTTGCGCATGCAGCGGGTGGACAGGTCCAAGCGCGACGAGCGGCTGCGCTGGATCATCAAGCTCATGCATCTGGACGGGCTCGAGGGCCGCTATCCCAACGAGCTTTCGGGCGGCCAGCAGCAGCGCGTGGCGCTCGCCCGCGGCTTGATCGCCGAGCCCGAGCTGCTGCTGCTCGACGAGCCGCTCGCCAATCTCGATCGCGAGCTCCGCTCCGAGATGGAGGTCGAGATCCGCCGCTACCAGAAGGAGCTGCAGATCCCCTTCATCTATGTCACCCACAACCAGGAAGAAGCGCTGACCATGAGCGACCGCATCGCGGTCATGCGCAACGGCCGCTTCGAGCAGATCGGTGCCAAGGTCGAGATCTATACCAATCCCGCCTCGGCCTTCGTTGCCAGCTTCGTCGGCCATGCCAACCGGCTCGAGGGCAAGCTGGTGGAGCTCAACGGCAAGGTCGGCCGCATGGAGTGGCAGGGGCGCACCATCCTGGTGCCGAGCCCGGGCAATGTCGCCTCGGGCGCCCGTGTCCAGCTCTCGATCAAATACGAGGATCTCGAGATCGCGCCCGCGGGCGTCAACGGCACGGTCCTCCAGGGCCGCAACCAGCTTCCGGGCAAGCTGCGCGACATCATCTTCAAGGGCCAGACCGCCAACTACATCGTGACGGTGGCCGAGGGCGTCGAGATCGTGGCCAGCGCCACGCCGCGCGCCTTGAGCCTCAAGCCCGAGGAAGCGGTCGTGGTGCATTGGCCGGCCGCCTCCGGCGCCTGCTTCCCGGCCTGA